In Cupriavidus taiwanensis, the following proteins share a genomic window:
- a CDS encoding Bug family tripartite tricarboxylate transporter substrate binding protein — protein MPNSSRLLPRLSFRSAFRVAALCAAVAGTASLPAHAQGEWPTQPVTILMGFTAGSGVDIVGRTLQESLQKSLKTTIVYDYRPGAGGNVASEVVAHAKPDGYTLLLGTAATHGINPALYKTLPFDADADFTPIAPLVEVSNVLTVNPAVLDVKSVKEFIEKVKANPGKYNFASTGNGTGTHLAFAEFNARAGLDMVHVPYKGGPDALQAVVKGEVCCIFNQVQSVLPQFRAGKVRLLGVTTKQRVQVIGDVPTIAESGLPGFNSTIWFGLFGPKGLDPKIARKVNDAVKVALETPAIRQKLVDAGNTPRVETVEQFKATVKADRQKWAGVVKTVGASID, from the coding sequence ATGCCCAACTCGTCCCGCCTGCTTCCGCGCTTGTCCTTCCGTTCCGCCTTCCGCGTGGCCGCGCTGTGCGCCGCCGTGGCCGGCACGGCCAGCCTGCCCGCCCACGCGCAGGGCGAATGGCCGACGCAGCCGGTAACGATCCTGATGGGCTTCACCGCGGGATCCGGCGTCGACATCGTCGGCCGTACGCTGCAGGAATCGCTGCAGAAGTCGCTGAAGACCACCATCGTCTATGACTACCGGCCGGGCGCCGGCGGCAACGTGGCCTCCGAGGTGGTGGCGCATGCCAAACCGGACGGCTACACGCTGCTGCTCGGCACCGCCGCGACGCACGGCATCAACCCGGCGCTGTACAAGACCCTGCCGTTCGATGCCGACGCCGATTTCACCCCGATCGCGCCGCTGGTCGAGGTCTCCAACGTGCTGACCGTCAACCCGGCGGTGCTCGACGTCAAGTCGGTCAAGGAGTTCATCGAGAAGGTCAAGGCCAATCCCGGCAAGTACAACTTTGCCTCCACCGGCAACGGCACCGGCACCCACCTGGCGTTTGCCGAGTTCAATGCGCGCGCCGGGCTGGACATGGTGCACGTGCCCTACAAGGGCGGCCCCGATGCGCTGCAGGCAGTGGTGAAGGGCGAGGTCTGCTGCATCTTCAACCAGGTGCAGAGCGTGCTGCCGCAGTTCCGCGCCGGCAAGGTGCGCCTGCTGGGCGTGACCACCAAACAGCGCGTGCAGGTGATCGGCGATGTGCCGACCATTGCCGAGAGCGGCCTGCCCGGCTTCAACAGCACCATCTGGTTCGGCCTGTTCGGGCCGAAGGGGCTGGACCCGAAGATTGCGCGCAAGGTCAATGACGCGGTCAAGGTGGCGCTGGAAACGCCGGCGATCCGCCAGAAGCTGGTCGACGCCGGCAACACGCCGCGGGTCGAGACCGTGGAGCAGTTCAAGGCCACGGTGAAGGCCGACCGCCAGAAGTGGGCGGGCGTGGTCAAGACCGTGGGCGCTTCGATCGACTGA
- a CDS encoding helix-turn-helix transcriptional regulator, with protein sequence MSDTQMHDTIRALYEGIFDADAWQRSLSALCQASGSSHAHLLVLDTVHQRVLVHQEVNPMPEAVAAYRDQFAAIDPALPFARRMAVGSWYIDSRELGPQVMRQSPFYGEFLRPIEQSSVMACLIERQPHYDVFLSLQRPHGHDHYSPEDARALDWAIPHVRQAMALRERTHQVSALAHASSQLMERLPFGVIVFREDGKALLANSIGEAWVRRLLPAVSIETSVAAPLAAREDGGWTLSRPFAEALRAASNPASAQPAQALRAVDGAGRQAQVILMPLPPAHHLALEWQRPSVLVAIHEPGAAPMTLPTVLRDLYGLTPAEIRLALQLSSGIGLPEACELIGIRRETGRTQLKAIFTKTGTGTQAQLAHLLTRLGVRP encoded by the coding sequence ATGAGCGACACACAGATGCACGACACCATTCGCGCGCTGTACGAGGGGATTTTCGACGCCGATGCCTGGCAGCGCAGCCTGAGCGCGCTGTGCCAGGCCAGCGGCAGCAGCCACGCGCATCTGCTCGTGCTCGACACCGTGCACCAGCGCGTGCTGGTACACCAGGAGGTCAACCCGATGCCGGAGGCCGTCGCCGCCTATCGCGACCAGTTCGCCGCGATCGACCCGGCGCTGCCGTTCGCGCGGCGCATGGCGGTGGGCAGCTGGTATATCGATTCGCGCGAGCTGGGGCCGCAGGTCATGCGGCAGTCGCCCTTCTACGGCGAGTTCCTGCGGCCGATCGAACAGTCGTCGGTGATGGCCTGCCTGATCGAGCGCCAGCCGCATTACGACGTGTTCCTGTCGCTGCAGCGCCCGCATGGCCACGACCATTACTCGCCCGAGGACGCGCGCGCGCTCGACTGGGCCATCCCGCACGTGCGCCAGGCCATGGCGCTGCGCGAGCGCACCCACCAGGTGTCGGCGCTGGCGCATGCGTCGTCGCAGTTGATGGAGCGGCTGCCGTTCGGCGTGATCGTGTTCCGCGAAGATGGCAAGGCGCTGCTGGCCAACAGCATCGGCGAAGCCTGGGTGCGCCGGCTGCTGCCGGCGGTGTCGATCGAGACCAGCGTCGCGGCGCCGCTGGCCGCGCGCGAGGATGGCGGCTGGACCCTGTCGCGCCCGTTCGCGGAAGCGCTGCGCGCGGCGAGCAACCCGGCCAGCGCGCAGCCGGCGCAGGCGCTGCGCGCCGTCGACGGCGCCGGGCGGCAGGCGCAGGTAATCCTGATGCCGCTGCCCCCGGCACATCACCTCGCGCTGGAATGGCAGCGCCCCAGCGTGCTGGTGGCGATCCACGAACCGGGCGCCGCGCCGATGACGCTGCCGACCGTGCTGCGCGACCTCTACGGCCTGACGCCGGCGGAGATCCGGCTGGCGCTGCAATTGTCTTCGGGCATCGGCCTGCCCGAGGCCTGCGAGCTGATCGGCATCCGGCGCGAGACCGGGCGCACCCAGCTCAAGGCGATCTTCACCAAGACCGGCACCGGCACGCAGGCGCAGCTGGCGCACCTGCTCACGCGGCTGGGCGTGCGCCCCTAG
- a CDS encoding helix-turn-helix transcriptional regulator, translated as MNEADIHGAIRGLYEGILDPGAWQDSLRTLTGLAGAAHASMMVWDTVRDQISVNEIVNPVVELFTEYESDYQAIDPAKQFAPALQPGGWYIDARELGEGTMARHPFYRDFFHRYGLRSYVACLVERQPHYEVYFSMQRARRQPLFSSVDTGGLDWIIPHMRSAMAMRDRTLGLTVLARLSTQLVERLNFALLVFSPQRHVLLCNRAGERWARRLDPAGKVSDWTLSRPFAGMVQAACDPRHAVAAQAARATSGDASAQVIVLPLPPSHAFAAQWQEPAALVIVHEQDRAPLLLGPVLRDLYGLTPAETRLSVQLAHGQGLPEASQQLGIRHETARTQLKAVFHKTGCNSQAQLTHLLSRLGAALEQG; from the coding sequence ATGAATGAAGCCGACATTCACGGAGCGATCCGCGGCTTGTACGAGGGCATTCTGGATCCGGGAGCCTGGCAGGACAGCCTGCGCACCCTGACCGGGCTGGCGGGCGCGGCACATGCCTCGATGATGGTCTGGGACACGGTGCGCGACCAGATCAGCGTCAACGAGATCGTCAATCCGGTGGTCGAGCTGTTCACCGAATACGAATCGGATTACCAGGCGATCGACCCGGCCAAGCAGTTCGCGCCGGCCCTGCAGCCGGGCGGCTGGTATATCGACGCGCGCGAGCTGGGCGAAGGCACCATGGCGCGCCATCCGTTCTACCGCGATTTCTTCCACCGCTATGGCCTGCGCTCCTACGTGGCCTGCCTGGTCGAGCGGCAGCCCCATTACGAAGTCTATTTCTCGATGCAGCGCGCGCGCCGGCAGCCGCTGTTCTCGAGCGTCGACACCGGCGGCCTGGACTGGATCATCCCGCATATGCGCAGCGCCATGGCGATGCGCGACCGCACCCTCGGGCTGACGGTGCTGGCGCGGCTGTCGACGCAGCTGGTGGAGCGGCTCAATTTCGCCCTGCTGGTGTTTTCGCCGCAGCGCCACGTGCTGTTGTGCAACCGCGCCGGCGAACGCTGGGCGCGGCGCCTGGACCCGGCGGGCAAGGTGTCGGACTGGACCCTGTCGCGCCCGTTCGCCGGCATGGTCCAGGCCGCCTGCGACCCGCGCCACGCCGTGGCCGCCCAGGCGGCGCGCGCCACCAGCGGCGACGCCAGTGCGCAGGTCATCGTGCTGCCGCTGCCGCCGTCGCACGCCTTTGCCGCGCAGTGGCAGGAACCGGCCGCGCTGGTGATCGTGCACGAGCAGGACCGCGCCCCGCTGCTGCTCGGTCCCGTGCTGCGCGACCTCTACGGGCTGACGCCAGCCGAGACCCGGCTGAGCGTGCAGCTGGCGCACGGCCAGGGCCTGCCCGAAGCCAGCCAGCAGCTCGGCATCCGTCATGAAACCGCGCGCACGCAGCTCAAGGCGGTGTTCCACAAGACCGGCTGCAACAGCCAGGCCCAGCTCACGCACCTGCTCTCGCGCCTGGGCGCGGCGCTGGAACAGGGCTGA
- a CDS encoding phosphoglycerate kinase — protein MTSVLRLSDLISQGKLSGKRVFIRADLNVPQDDAGNITEDTRIRASVPAIEACLGAGAAVMVTSHLGRPTEGEFKPEDSLAPIAARLSELLGKPVKLVQNWVDGVEVAPGQVVLLENCRVNKGEKKNSDELAQKMAKLCDVYVNDAFGTAHRAEATTHGIAKYAPIACAGPLLAAEIDALGKALGQPARPLVAIVAGSKVSTKLTILKSLADKVDQLIVGGGIANTFMLAAGLKIGKSLAEADLVGDAKAIIDIMARRGASVPIPVDVVCAKEFSATATATVKDVKDVADDDMILDIGPKTAALLAEQLKAAGTIVWNGPVGVFEFDQFGNGTKVLAQAIAESKAFSIAGGGDTLAAIAKYGIADRVGYISTGGGAFLEFLEGKTLPAFEVLEQRAAG, from the coding sequence ATGACCTCTGTCCTGCGTCTTTCCGATCTGATCTCCCAAGGCAAGCTTTCCGGCAAGCGTGTGTTCATCCGTGCCGACCTGAACGTGCCGCAGGATGACGCCGGCAACATCACCGAAGACACCCGCATCCGCGCCTCCGTGCCCGCCATCGAGGCCTGCCTGGGCGCCGGCGCCGCGGTGATGGTCACGTCCCACCTGGGCCGCCCCACCGAGGGCGAGTTCAAGCCCGAAGACTCGCTGGCGCCGATCGCCGCGCGCCTGTCCGAACTGCTTGGCAAGCCGGTCAAGCTGGTGCAGAACTGGGTCGACGGCGTCGAGGTGGCGCCTGGCCAGGTGGTGCTGCTGGAAAACTGCCGCGTCAACAAGGGCGAGAAGAAGAACAGCGACGAGCTGGCGCAGAAGATGGCCAAGCTCTGCGACGTCTACGTCAACGACGCCTTCGGCACCGCGCACCGCGCCGAAGCCACCACCCACGGCATCGCCAAATACGCGCCGATCGCCTGCGCCGGCCCGCTGCTGGCCGCCGAGATCGACGCGCTGGGCAAGGCCCTGGGCCAGCCGGCGCGCCCGCTGGTGGCGATCGTGGCCGGCTCCAAGGTCTCGACCAAGCTGACCATCCTGAAGTCGCTGGCCGACAAGGTCGACCAGTTGATCGTTGGCGGCGGCATCGCCAACACCTTCATGCTGGCCGCCGGCCTGAAGATCGGCAAATCGCTGGCCGAAGCCGACCTGGTCGGCGACGCCAAGGCCATCATCGACATCATGGCCAGGCGCGGCGCCTCGGTGCCCATCCCCGTCGACGTGGTCTGCGCCAAGGAATTCAGCGCCACCGCTACGGCCACCGTCAAGGACGTCAAGGACGTGGCCGACGACGACATGATCCTCGACATTGGCCCCAAGACCGCCGCGCTGCTGGCCGAGCAACTGAAGGCCGCCGGCACCATCGTCTGGAACGGCCCGGTGGGCGTGTTCGAGTTCGACCAGTTCGGCAACGGCACCAAGGTGCTGGCGCAGGCCATCGCCGAGTCGAAGGCGTTCTCGATCGCCGGCGGCGGCGACACGCTGGCCGCCATCGCCAAGTACGGCATTGCCGACCGCGTGGGCTATATCTCCACCGGCGGCGGCGCGTTCCTGGAATTCCTGGAAGGCAAGACGCTGCCCGCCTTCGAAGTGCTGGAGCAGCGCGCCGCAGGCTGA
- the pyk gene encoding pyruvate kinase — protein MTRSTKIVATIGPASSSLEILTRMIAAGVDVVRLNFSHGTAQDHLDRARLVREAAQACGREVAIMADLQGPKIRVGKFEHGKVLLKPGEPFILDSNCKLGNEERAGLDYQDLPRDVGPGDLLLLNDGLIVLVVDRVLGNEIFTTVRVGGELSNNKGINRQGGGLSAPALTAKDMEDIKTAMALGADYLAVSFPKNATDMEMARQLAAVAGQPHGHRARMIAKIERAEAIHPGVLEEILQASDGIMVARGDLAVEVGNAAVPALQKRMIRLAREANKLTITATQMMESMIVNPVPTRAEVSDVANAVLDGTDAVMLSAETAAGRYPVETVEAMAAVCIEAEKSEVVQLDTDFLNQTFSRIDQSVAMGALFTAYHLQVKAIAALTDSGATALWMSRHRIHVPIYAMTPNLASQRKMQLYRNVVPLPLQSSTDRDTALEQAEELLLAQGVVQRGDFIVLTIGEPMGQPGGTNTLKIVRVGH, from the coding sequence ATGACCCGTTCCACCAAGATCGTCGCCACCATCGGCCCCGCCTCCAGCTCGCTGGAAATCCTGACGCGCATGATCGCGGCTGGGGTCGACGTGGTGCGGCTGAACTTTTCGCACGGCACCGCCCAGGACCATCTCGACCGCGCCCGGCTGGTGCGCGAGGCGGCGCAGGCATGCGGGCGCGAGGTCGCCATCATGGCCGACCTGCAGGGTCCCAAGATCCGCGTGGGCAAGTTCGAGCACGGCAAGGTCCTGCTCAAGCCGGGCGAGCCCTTTATCCTCGATTCCAACTGCAAGCTCGGCAACGAAGAGCGCGCCGGCCTGGACTACCAGGACCTGCCGCGCGACGTCGGCCCGGGCGACCTGCTGCTGCTTAACGACGGCCTGATCGTGCTGGTGGTCGACCGCGTGTTGGGCAACGAGATCTTCACCACCGTGCGCGTCGGCGGCGAGCTGTCCAACAACAAGGGCATCAACCGCCAGGGCGGCGGGCTGTCGGCGCCGGCGCTGACCGCCAAGGACATGGAGGACATCAAGACCGCCATGGCGCTGGGCGCGGACTACCTCGCGGTGAGCTTTCCCAAGAACGCCACCGACATGGAAATGGCGCGCCAGCTGGCCGCCGTGGCCGGCCAGCCGCACGGCCACCGGGCCCGCATGATCGCCAAGATCGAGCGCGCCGAGGCCATCCATCCGGGCGTGCTGGAAGAAATCCTGCAGGCCTCCGACGGCATCATGGTGGCGCGCGGCGACCTTGCCGTGGAAGTCGGCAACGCCGCCGTGCCGGCGCTGCAGAAGCGCATGATCCGGCTGGCGCGCGAGGCCAACAAGCTCACCATCACCGCCACCCAGATGATGGAAAGCATGATCGTCAACCCGGTGCCGACGCGCGCCGAGGTCTCGGACGTGGCCAATGCCGTGCTGGACGGCACCGACGCCGTGATGCTGTCGGCTGAAACCGCCGCCGGCCGCTATCCGGTCGAGACCGTCGAGGCCATGGCCGCGGTCTGCATCGAGGCCGAGAAGTCCGAGGTGGTGCAGCTCGACACCGATTTCCTGAACCAGACCTTTTCGCGCATCGACCAGTCGGTGGCGATGGGGGCGCTGTTCACCGCCTATCATTTGCAGGTGAAGGCGATCGCGGCGCTGACCGATTCCGGCGCGACCGCGCTGTGGATGAGCCGGCACCGCATCCATGTACCGATTTACGCGATGACGCCCAACCTGGCGTCGCAGCGCAAGATGCAGCTGTACCGCAACGTGGTGCCGCTGCCGCTGCAGTCGAGCACCGACCGCGATACCGCGCTGGAGCAGGCCGAGGAGCTGCTGCTGGCGCAGGGCGTGGTGCAGCGGGGCGATTTCATCGTGCTGACCATCGGCGAGCCGATGGGACAGCCGGGCGGTACCAACACCCTGAAGATCGTCAGGGTGGGGCATTGA
- the fba gene encoding class II fructose-bisphosphate aldolase (catalyzes the reversible aldol condensation of dihydroxyacetonephosphate and glyceraldehyde 3-phosphate in the Calvin cycle, glycolysis, and/or gluconeogenesis): MPLVSMRQLLDHAAENSYGLPAFNVNNLEQVQAIMQAADEVNAPVIMQASAGARKYAGEHFLRHLIEAAVEAYPHIPVVMHQDHGQSPAICQAAIDLGFSSVMMDGSLREDGKTPADYEYNVDVTRKVVQLSHAIGVTVEGELGCLGSLETGEAGEEDGIGAEGKLDHSMLLTDPEQAADFVKATQLDALAIAIGTSHGAYKFTRKPTGDILAINRIKEIHARIPNTHLVMHGSSSVPQELLEEIRKFGGDMKETYGVPVEEIQEAIKYGVRKINIDTDIRLAMTGAIRRFFVENPSKFDPREYLKPAREAAKQVCKARYLAFGCEGQAGKIKPVALSEIAQQYKSGKLAQVVQ, encoded by the coding sequence ATGCCACTCGTTTCGATGCGCCAGCTGCTGGACCACGCAGCCGAGAACAGCTACGGCCTGCCGGCCTTCAACGTGAACAACCTCGAGCAAGTGCAGGCCATCATGCAGGCGGCCGACGAGGTCAACGCTCCGGTGATCATGCAAGCCTCGGCCGGCGCCCGCAAATATGCCGGCGAGCACTTCCTGCGCCACCTGATCGAAGCCGCGGTCGAAGCCTATCCCCATATCCCGGTGGTGATGCACCAGGACCACGGCCAGTCGCCGGCGATCTGCCAGGCCGCGATCGACCTGGGCTTCTCGTCGGTGATGATGGACGGCTCGCTGCGCGAAGACGGCAAGACCCCGGCCGACTACGAATACAACGTCGATGTGACCCGCAAGGTGGTGCAGCTGTCGCACGCCATCGGCGTGACCGTCGAGGGCGAGCTGGGCTGCCTGGGCTCGCTCGAAACCGGTGAAGCCGGCGAAGAAGACGGCATCGGCGCCGAAGGCAAGCTGGACCACTCGATGCTGCTGACCGACCCCGAACAGGCCGCCGACTTCGTCAAGGCCACCCAGCTCGACGCGCTGGCGATTGCCATCGGCACCTCGCACGGCGCCTACAAGTTCACCCGCAAGCCCACCGGCGACATCCTGGCGATCAACCGCATCAAGGAAATCCACGCCCGCATCCCCAACACCCACCTGGTGATGCACGGCTCGTCGTCGGTGCCGCAGGAACTGCTGGAAGAGATCCGCAAGTTCGGCGGCGACATGAAGGAAACCTACGGCGTACCGGTCGAGGAAATCCAGGAAGCGATCAAGTACGGCGTGCGCAAGATCAACATCGACACCGACATCCGCCTGGCCATGACCGGCGCGATCCGCCGCTTCTTCGTCGAGAACCCGAGCAAGTTCGACCCGCGTGAATACCTGAAGCCGGCCCGCGAAGCCGCCAAGCAGGTGTGCAAGGCGCGCTACCTCGCGTTCGGCTGCGAAGGCCAGGCCGGCAAGATCAAGCCGGTGGCGCTGAGCGAGATCGCGCAGCAGTACAAGTCGGGCAAGCTGGCGCAGGTCGTGCAGTAA
- a CDS encoding phosphoribosylaminoimidazolesuccinocarboxamide synthase, whose protein sequence is MTNALYQSSINSLPLLGHGKVRDNYAVGNDKLLIVTTDRLSAFDVIMGEPIPDKGRVLNQMANFWFRKLAHIVPNHETGIAPETVVAADEVEQVRGRAVVVKRLKPILVEAVVRGYLAGSGWKDYQATGKVCGIELPPGLQNAQKLPEPIFTPAAKAEMGEHDENISFAEVEGRIGIALARQMREISIRLYKEAAEFAATRGIIIADTKFEFGLDDNGVLTLMDEVLTADSSRFWPADSYQVGTNPPSFDKQFVRDWLEAVRIDGKPWPKTAPAPQLPDDVIQKTAAKYREALTRLTGEELK, encoded by the coding sequence ATGACCAACGCTCTCTACCAGTCCTCCATCAACTCGCTGCCGCTGCTGGGCCACGGCAAGGTGCGCGACAACTACGCCGTCGGCAACGACAAGCTGCTGATCGTCACCACCGACCGCCTGTCGGCGTTCGACGTCATCATGGGCGAGCCGATCCCCGACAAGGGCCGCGTGCTGAACCAGATGGCGAACTTCTGGTTCCGCAAGCTCGCGCACATCGTGCCGAACCACGAGACCGGCATCGCACCCGAGACCGTGGTGGCCGCGGATGAAGTGGAGCAGGTCAGGGGCCGCGCGGTGGTGGTCAAGCGCCTGAAGCCGATCCTGGTCGAGGCCGTGGTGCGCGGCTACCTTGCCGGCAGCGGCTGGAAGGACTACCAGGCCACCGGCAAGGTGTGCGGCATCGAGCTGCCGCCGGGCCTGCAGAACGCGCAGAAGCTGCCCGAGCCGATCTTCACCCCGGCGGCCAAGGCCGAGATGGGCGAGCACGACGAGAACATCTCGTTCGCCGAGGTCGAGGGCCGCATCGGCATCGCGCTGGCGCGCCAGATGCGCGAGATCTCGATCCGCCTGTACAAGGAAGCGGCCGAGTTCGCCGCCACGCGCGGCATCATCATCGCCGATACCAAGTTCGAGTTCGGCCTGGACGACAACGGCGTGCTGACGCTGATGGATGAAGTGCTGACCGCCGACTCGTCGCGCTTCTGGCCGGCCGATTCGTACCAGGTCGGCACCAACCCGCCATCGTTCGACAAGCAGTTCGTGCGCGACTGGCTGGAAGCCGTGCGCATCGACGGCAAGCCCTGGCCCAAGACCGCGCCGGCGCCGCAGCTGCCGGACGACGTGATCCAGAAGACCGCGGCGAAGTACCGCGAGGCGCTGACGCGCCTGACGGGCGAAGAGTTGAAGTAA
- the purE gene encoding 5-(carboxyamino)imidazole ribonucleotide mutase, which translates to MSKQDKPLVGVVMGSSSDWDVMQHAVAMLKDFGVPFEAQVVSAHRMADDMFRYAESARSRGLRAIIAGAGGAAHLPGMIAAKTIVPVFGVPVPSKYLRGEDSLLSIVQMPKGVPVATFAIGEAGAANAALHAIATLATTDDALAAALGAFRAKQTEAARAMTLPL; encoded by the coding sequence GTGAGCAAGCAAGATAAGCCATTGGTCGGCGTCGTCATGGGCAGCAGCTCGGACTGGGACGTGATGCAGCACGCCGTGGCGATGCTGAAGGATTTCGGCGTGCCGTTCGAAGCCCAGGTGGTGTCCGCGCACCGCATGGCCGACGACATGTTCCGCTATGCCGAGAGCGCGCGCAGCCGCGGCCTGCGCGCCATCATCGCCGGTGCCGGCGGGGCCGCGCACCTGCCCGGCATGATCGCCGCCAAGACCATCGTGCCGGTGTTCGGCGTGCCGGTGCCGTCGAAGTACCTGCGCGGCGAGGACTCGCTGCTGTCGATCGTGCAGATGCCCAAGGGCGTGCCGGTCGCCACCTTCGCCATCGGCGAGGCGGGTGCGGCCAACGCCGCGCTGCACGCCATCGCCACGCTGGCCACTACCGACGACGCGCTGGCCGCGGCGCTGGGAGCCTTCCGCGCCAAGCAGACCGAAGCCGCGCGCGCCATGACCTTGCCGCTGTAA
- a CDS encoding 5-(carboxyamino)imidazole ribonucleotide synthase, with product MPTDIHPHLSEAHTPESRAEFGVDRPDAPILPGAWLGMLGGGQLGRMFTHAAQAMGYRVCVLDPDQDSPAGVVADKHICAQYTDEAALAEMGKLCQAVSTEFENVPSLSLDRLEQLGAFVAPRGYCVSIAQNRIGEKKFFAACAERTGVPTAPHWVIQHDADVDQLPDHVLPGILKTARMGYDGKGQARVKTRDDVRAAWKAMQHVPCVLEQMLPLAYEVSVLAARGADGATATWPLAENVHRDGILFSTEMPSTSVSPEIAERARAAAAAIATEMGYVGVLCIEFFVLTDGSLVANEMAPRPHNSGHITMDACETSQFEQQVRAMARLPLGSTRQHSAGKMLNLLGDVWFEFGLERTPAWDEVVAQPGAKLHLYGKSDARPSRKMGHVNCIGEHAEAADAAFQAAAQALHIPL from the coding sequence ATGCCTACCGATATCCATCCCCACCTCTCCGAAGCCCACACGCCGGAATCGCGCGCCGAGTTCGGCGTCGACCGTCCCGACGCGCCCATCCTGCCCGGCGCGTGGCTGGGCATGCTGGGCGGCGGCCAGCTCGGCCGCATGTTCACGCATGCGGCGCAGGCGATGGGCTATCGCGTATGCGTGCTCGACCCGGACCAGGACAGCCCGGCCGGCGTGGTCGCCGACAAGCATATCTGCGCGCAGTACACCGACGAGGCCGCGCTGGCCGAGATGGGCAAGCTGTGCCAGGCGGTCAGCACCGAGTTCGAGAACGTGCCGTCGCTGTCGCTGGACCGGCTCGAGCAGCTGGGCGCGTTCGTCGCGCCGCGCGGCTACTGCGTGTCGATCGCGCAGAACCGCATCGGCGAGAAGAAGTTCTTTGCCGCGTGCGCCGAGCGCACCGGCGTGCCGACGGCGCCGCACTGGGTGATCCAGCACGACGCCGACGTCGACCAGCTGCCCGACCACGTGCTGCCCGGCATCCTCAAGACCGCGCGCATGGGCTATGACGGCAAGGGCCAGGCGCGCGTGAAGACGCGCGACGACGTGCGCGCCGCGTGGAAGGCGATGCAGCATGTGCCGTGCGTGCTGGAGCAGATGCTGCCGCTGGCGTACGAGGTGTCGGTGCTGGCCGCGCGCGGCGCGGACGGCGCCACCGCCACCTGGCCGCTGGCCGAGAACGTGCACCGCGACGGCATCCTGTTTTCGACCGAGATGCCGTCGACCAGCGTCTCGCCCGAGATCGCCGAGCGCGCCCGCGCCGCCGCCGCCGCGATTGCCACCGAAATGGGCTATGTCGGCGTGCTGTGCATCGAGTTTTTCGTGCTGACCGATGGTTCGCTGGTCGCCAATGAAATGGCGCCGCGCCCGCACAATTCCGGCCATATCACCATGGACGCCTGCGAGACCAGCCAGTTCGAGCAGCAGGTGCGCGCCATGGCGCGGCTGCCGCTAGGCAGCACGCGCCAGCATTCGGCCGGCAAGATGCTGAACCTGCTGGGCGACGTGTGGTTCGAGTTCGGGCTGGAGCGCACCCCGGCCTGGGACGAGGTGGTGGCGCAACCCGGCGCCAAGCTGCACCTGTACGGCAAGAGCGATGCGCGCCCGTCGCGCAAGATGGGGCACGTCAACTGCATCGGCGAGCATGCCGAGGCCGCCGACGCCGCTTTCCAGGCGGCCGCGCAGGCGCTGCACATCCCGCTCTGA